A stretch of Dromaius novaehollandiae isolate bDroNov1 chromosome 8, bDroNov1.hap1, whole genome shotgun sequence DNA encodes these proteins:
- the GLRX2 gene encoding glutaredoxin 2 isoform X1, with product MALQGALRGAAAALGRRRGFRMGNRLPTSIELSSDAAVNQIQEIISDNCVVIFSKTTCFYCKMAKKLFEGMNVNYTAVELDVNKNGSQFQDVLEQMTGGRTVPRVFVNGTFVGGATDTQRLHEEGKLLPLVHQCQMRRKF from the exons ATGGCCCTGCagggggcgctgcgcggggcggcggcggcgctggggcggcggcgcgg ttttagAATGGGAAATAGGCTGCCTACTTCTATAGAATTGTctagtgatgctgctgtgaatcAAATACAG GAGATTATTTCAGACAACTGTGTTGTGATTTTCTCTAAAACAACATGCTTCTACtgcaaaatggcaaaaaaactTTTTGAGGGTATGAATGTAAATTACACAGCTGTAGAACTTGATGTGAATAAAAACGGAAGTCAGTTCCAAGACGTTCTTGAGCAGATGACTGGTGGCAGAACA GTCCCGAGGGTGTTTGTCAATGGGACTTTTGTTGGAGGTGCTACAGATACTCAAAGGCTTCACGAGGAAGGCAAGCTGCTTCCATTAGTTCATCAATgtcaaatgagaagaaaattctGA
- the GLRX2 gene encoding glutaredoxin 2 isoform X2: MGNRLPTSIELSSDAAVNQIQEIISDNCVVIFSKTTCFYCKMAKKLFEGMNVNYTAVELDVNKNGSQFQDVLEQMTGGRTVPRVFVNGTFVGGATDTQRLHEEGKLLPLVHQCQMRRKF; encoded by the exons ATGGGAAATAGGCTGCCTACTTCTATAGAATTGTctagtgatgctgctgtgaatcAAATACAG GAGATTATTTCAGACAACTGTGTTGTGATTTTCTCTAAAACAACATGCTTCTACtgcaaaatggcaaaaaaactTTTTGAGGGTATGAATGTAAATTACACAGCTGTAGAACTTGATGTGAATAAAAACGGAAGTCAGTTCCAAGACGTTCTTGAGCAGATGACTGGTGGCAGAACA GTCCCGAGGGTGTTTGTCAATGGGACTTTTGTTGGAGGTGCTACAGATACTCAAAGGCTTCACGAGGAAGGCAAGCTGCTTCCATTAGTTCATCAATgtcaaatgagaagaaaattctGA